From Paenibacillus graminis, a single genomic window includes:
- the rlmN gene encoding 23S rRNA (adenine(2503)-C(2))-methyltransferase RlmN has product MKPLIYDFSLEELQQWAKDNGEPAFRGGQIFDWLYVKRVNDFESMSNLSKALRAKLDEQFRIAALTEITKLESKDGTVKFLFGLHDDHAIETVIMKHNYGNSVCVTTQVGCRIGCTFCASTLGGLKRDLTAGEIVAQVVRSQQILDARGERVSSIVIMGTGEPFENYDATMRFLRLMIHEKGLNIGQRHITVSTSGIVPNIYKFADEDTQINLAISIHAPNDALRSKLMPVNRRYPFDDVIESLRYYQAKTGRRISFEYALIGGVNDQKEHAEELAGVLKTMLCHVNLIPVNHVPERKYVRTSRNDIFEFQRILADHGVNVTIRREQGHDIAAACGQLRAKHMEKLG; this is encoded by the coding sequence ATGAAACCTTTAATATATGATTTTTCTCTGGAAGAGTTGCAGCAGTGGGCCAAGGACAACGGAGAGCCCGCTTTTCGCGGGGGGCAGATTTTTGACTGGCTGTATGTCAAGCGGGTCAATGATTTCGAATCGATGAGCAATTTGTCCAAGGCGCTGCGCGCCAAGCTGGATGAACAGTTCCGCATAGCGGCGCTGACGGAAATTACAAAGCTGGAGTCCAAGGACGGCACAGTGAAATTCCTGTTCGGTCTGCATGATGATCATGCGATCGAGACCGTTATTATGAAGCATAATTATGGCAACAGCGTCTGTGTAACGACACAGGTAGGCTGCCGGATCGGGTGCACCTTCTGCGCCTCAACTCTCGGCGGTCTTAAACGCGATCTGACTGCTGGCGAGATTGTGGCCCAGGTGGTTCGCTCCCAGCAGATTCTAGATGCCCGCGGTGAGCGGGTCAGCAGCATTGTAATCATGGGCACGGGTGAACCCTTTGAGAATTATGACGCGACTATGCGGTTTCTGCGTCTGATGATTCATGAGAAAGGCCTGAATATTGGACAACGGCATATCACGGTATCCACCAGCGGAATTGTGCCGAACATCTATAAATTTGCTGATGAGGATACCCAGATCAATCTGGCGATCTCCATCCACGCACCTAATGATGCGCTGCGCTCCAAGCTGATGCCGGTTAACCGGCGGTATCCTTTTGATGATGTGATTGAGTCCCTGCGGTACTATCAGGCTAAGACGGGCCGCCGGATCAGCTTTGAATATGCTCTGATTGGCGGTGTCAATGACCAGAAGGAACATGCGGAAGAGCTCGCCGGGGTGCTTAAGACCATGCTCTGCCACGTGAATCTGATTCCCGTGAATCATGTGCCTGAGCGCAAGTATGTACGGACTTCCCGCAATGATATTTTTGAATTTCAGCGTATTCTGGCCGACCATGGCGTAAATGTTACCATCCGCCGTGAGCAGGGCCATGATATAGCGGCCGCATGCGGACAGCTGCGTGCCAAACACATGGAGAAGTTGGGGTGA
- the rsmB gene encoding 16S rRNA (cytosine(967)-C(5))-methyltransferase RsmB, which translates to MQPDGGRNGAGASGASPAGGSKRKGTAGKPARSGAADTRAAESAREVALDILVRVEQQGAYSNLLLNSSLQKSALSREDAGLATELVYGSISRLLTLDFVLDGFVSKGIAKLQPWVRNLLRLSLYQIMYLDRIPSHAAVNEAVNIAKKRGHQGISGMVNGVLRSVLRAEELPVLPENLSPEQRISILHSHPLWMVKQWAAEYGLDTAEAMCAANNEPPAASVRVNLTMISRDALLEQMLEAGLAASPSRVSPYGIVVRGGGNLALTSWYRDGYLSVQDESSMLVAEAVAPEPGMRVLDCCAAPGGKSAHMGELMKDEGYIYANDLHSHKAQLIADQAQRLGLDCIATGSTDALLLARSLEPESFDRILLDAPCSGLGVIRRKPDLKWRKQPEDVASVAALQAELLQSVSRLLKPGGILVYSTCTTEQEENSSVIAEFLGNNPGFTSATFTSPVWQRVQGTALAAGEGLQLLPQHYGSDGFYISRLQRIL; encoded by the coding sequence ATGCAGCCGGACGGCGGCAGGAACGGCGCAGGAGCATCTGGAGCAAGCCCGGCAGGCGGCAGTAAAAGAAAAGGAACGGCAGGCAAACCTGCTCGGTCGGGTGCCGCAGATACCCGGGCAGCCGAATCTGCCCGGGAAGTGGCGCTCGATATTCTTGTCCGTGTTGAGCAGCAGGGAGCCTACAGCAATCTGCTGCTGAACAGCAGCTTGCAGAAATCTGCGCTCAGCCGTGAGGATGCTGGGCTTGCCACGGAACTGGTATACGGCAGCATATCCCGGCTCCTTACCCTGGATTTTGTATTGGACGGGTTCGTCAGCAAAGGCATTGCCAAACTTCAGCCCTGGGTACGCAATTTGCTGCGCTTAAGCTTGTATCAGATCATGTATCTGGACCGGATTCCCTCACATGCAGCCGTTAACGAGGCGGTAAATATCGCCAAGAAACGCGGTCATCAGGGAATATCGGGAATGGTGAATGGGGTACTTCGGAGCGTGCTGCGTGCCGAGGAGCTTCCGGTATTGCCGGAGAATCTCAGCCCTGAGCAGCGGATTTCTATCCTCCATTCCCATCCCTTGTGGATGGTGAAGCAATGGGCTGCGGAGTATGGACTGGATACCGCTGAAGCAATGTGCGCTGCGAACAATGAGCCGCCTGCGGCCAGTGTGCGTGTGAATCTTACAATGATCAGCCGCGATGCGCTGCTGGAACAGATGCTTGAAGCGGGACTTGCAGCTTCGCCTTCCCGGGTCAGCCCCTACGGCATTGTAGTCAGGGGCGGCGGCAATCTGGCTTTGACCTCCTGGTACCGGGACGGTTACTTGTCTGTACAGGATGAGAGCTCCATGCTTGTGGCTGAAGCGGTGGCGCCGGAGCCGGGCATGAGGGTGCTTGACTGCTGCGCCGCACCGGGCGGCAAAAGCGCCCACATGGGCGAACTGATGAAAGACGAAGGTTATATCTACGCAAATGATCTGCATTCCCACAAAGCCCAGCTGATTGCAGATCAGGCGCAGCGGCTTGGCCTGGACTGTATTGCCACAGGCAGCACTGACGCACTCCTGCTGGCCCGGTCGCTTGAACCGGAATCATTTGACCGGATTCTGCTTGATGCACCCTGCTCGGGTCTTGGGGTCATCCGCCGCAAGCCCGATTTGAAATGGCGCAAACAACCGGAGGATGTAGCCAGTGTGGCTGCTCTTCAGGCTGAGCTGCTGCAATCGGTATCCCGGCTGCTTAAGCCCGGCGGTATTCTGGTGTATAGCACCTGCACTACAGAGCAGGAAGAGAACAGCAGCGTAATCGCTGAATTCCTCGGGAACAATCCCGGGTTTACTTCGGCAACCTTTACTTCGCCGGTGTGGCAAAGAGTGCAGGGAACCGCACTGGCGGCAGGAGAAGGGCTTCAGCTGTTGCCACAGCATTACGGCAGTGACGGCTTCTACATTTCCAGGCTGCAAAGAATCTTGTAA
- the rpmB gene encoding 50S ribosomal protein L28: MSRKCTVTGKKPGSGNHVSHANNRNRRSWGVNVQKVRILVNGKPKRVYVSTRALKAGKVERV, translated from the coding sequence ATGTCCCGCAAATGTACTGTAACTGGCAAGAAACCGGGCAGCGGCAACCATGTATCCCATGCGAATAACCGCAACCGTCGCTCTTGGGGAGTTAACGTTCAGAAGGTCCGTATCCTCGTGAACGGCAAACCGAAACGCGTGTACGTCAGCACCCGTGCTTTGAAAGCCGGCAAAGTTGAACGCGTTTAG
- the pknB gene encoding Stk1 family PASTA domain-containing Ser/Thr kinase, producing MIGHELGGRYQVIERIGGGGMALVYRAHDILLNRNVAIKVLRNQFVHDEEFIRRFRREAQSAASLSHPNVVSIYDVGQEDEIHYIVMEYVEGKNLNEIIKERAPLQVDEAVRIASQICDALDHAHQNQIIHRDIKPHNILIGRNGRVKVTDFGIARAVTSTTITQTGSVVGSVHYFSPEHAKGVTTGEKSDLYSLGIVLYQMLTGVLPFLGESPISVALKHLQEEFEEPRLLNPLIPQSVENVILRSMRKNPEERYQSAKEMLQDLETCLLPERRSETKTQFHDEEDEDRTRIIPAIRPMQRGLGSRAGSGEERMRRDEEEEPRSPGKRKSGRAVLWISLTLLVLLAMGGVVWYVNAKLAVDEVAVPKVTGMSFEAAKAELAKVGLVADEPPTGEYNANFEPDVVWKQSKEPDTMVKEDTHIALTVNIAKPLTKMIPLAGKTEEEAIKLLIAEGVDQSRITPDQRYSEDFPEGQVIGTEPAVDSEYDPATATIKLIVSQGKETADVPDLTNKPQGEAKSLLEAAGLVLGEVKEESSFSVEKGIVMEQWPYEKGDTASPGEKINITVSKGYPPEALEYTFNVPVAPSVEGTKTKIRIIYADARKDGENQEWGTRTIAKSQRLSVKLLLAPNKDGSVSVYQDGDFVATYSIKYADAKNGTVPDPEPPVQHTPEPTQAPTEPPPASADPTVEPEILPPSTEEGTTTGSVNQTGYVASNDGNGQTADNKVNDKDKGNSKEKGNNKDK from the coding sequence ATGATCGGTCACGAATTGGGCGGCCGTTACCAAGTGATTGAACGCATCGGAGGAGGTGGCATGGCGCTCGTCTACAGAGCCCATGACATTCTGCTTAACCGGAACGTTGCTATCAAGGTTTTGCGAAATCAGTTTGTGCATGATGAGGAATTTATCCGCCGTTTCCGGCGGGAGGCGCAGTCCGCTGCGTCGTTGTCACATCCAAATGTGGTTAGTATATATGATGTGGGACAGGAAGATGAAATTCATTATATTGTCATGGAGTATGTAGAAGGCAAGAATCTGAATGAGATTATCAAAGAACGGGCTCCACTGCAGGTGGATGAAGCCGTACGTATTGCCTCCCAGATCTGTGATGCGCTGGATCATGCCCATCAGAATCAGATCATACACCGGGACATCAAGCCGCATAATATCCTGATCGGGCGCAATGGAAGAGTTAAGGTGACGGATTTTGGGATCGCCAGGGCCGTCACTTCCACAACGATAACCCAGACGGGCTCAGTAGTCGGATCGGTGCATTATTTTTCGCCGGAGCATGCCAAAGGGGTGACGACGGGGGAGAAGTCTGACCTTTATTCCTTGGGGATTGTGCTTTACCAAATGCTTACCGGAGTGCTTCCTTTTTTGGGCGAAAGTCCGATCAGCGTAGCCTTGAAGCATTTGCAGGAGGAATTTGAAGAGCCTCGGCTGCTGAATCCGCTGATTCCGCAAAGCGTTGAAAATGTCATTTTAAGATCCATGCGCAAAAATCCTGAGGAACGATATCAGTCAGCGAAGGAAATGCTGCAGGATCTGGAGACCTGTCTGCTTCCGGAACGGCGCAGTGAAACCAAAACGCAGTTCCATGATGAGGAAGACGAGGACAGAACCCGCATTATTCCGGCAATCAGGCCCATGCAGCGGGGGCTCGGCAGCCGCGCTGGCAGCGGAGAAGAGCGGATGAGGCGGGATGAAGAGGAGGAGCCCCGCAGTCCGGGCAAGCGCAAGTCGGGGCGTGCTGTGCTGTGGATCAGCCTCACATTGCTGGTGCTGCTTGCTATGGGCGGAGTGGTCTGGTACGTAAATGCCAAGCTTGCCGTAGATGAAGTAGCGGTCCCCAAGGTGACCGGTATGTCTTTTGAAGCAGCGAAAGCGGAGCTTGCCAAGGTCGGGCTCGTTGCCGACGAACCGCCTACGGGGGAATACAATGCAAATTTCGAGCCTGATGTAGTATGGAAGCAGAGTAAAGAGCCGGATACTATGGTCAAGGAAGACACGCATATCGCTCTTACAGTAAACATTGCCAAGCCACTTACTAAGATGATTCCTTTAGCGGGCAAGACTGAAGAAGAAGCGATTAAGCTGCTGATCGCTGAAGGTGTGGATCAGAGCCGGATTACCCCGGACCAGCGCTACAGCGAGGATTTCCCTGAAGGGCAGGTTATCGGCACAGAGCCAGCCGTGGACAGCGAGTATGATCCGGCGACGGCGACGATCAAGCTGATTGTGAGCCAAGGGAAAGAGACCGCTGATGTGCCTGATCTTACTAACAAGCCGCAGGGAGAGGCGAAGAGCCTGCTTGAAGCGGCAGGTCTTGTCCTCGGTGAAGTCAAGGAGGAATCCAGCTTCTCCGTCGAGAAAGGCATCGTTATGGAGCAATGGCCTTATGAAAAAGGCGATACCGCTTCGCCAGGTGAAAAGATTAACATTACCGTTAGTAAAGGTTACCCTCCTGAAGCGTTGGAATATACATTCAATGTACCGGTAGCCCCTTCGGTTGAAGGTACCAAGACCAAAATCCGCATTATTTATGCCGATGCCCGCAAGGACGGCGAGAACCAGGAATGGGGAACGCGCACGATTGCCAAAAGCCAAAGGCTGTCTGTGAAATTGCTGCTGGCCCCTAATAAGGACGGTTCCGTTTCTGTCTACCAGGATGGTGATTTTGTGGCCACCTATTCGATTAAATATGCGGATGCCAAAAATGGAACGGTGCCTGATCCGGAACCTCCGGTCCAGCACACTCCTGAGCCGACTCAGGCACCAACAGAACCGCCGCCGGCTTCTGCCGATCCAACGGTAGAACCTGAGATTCTGCCTCCATCTACTGAAGAAGGCACAACTACAGGTTCAGTGAATCAGACAGGATATGTAGCCAGCAATGACGGCAATGGGCAGACAGCGGACAATAAAGTCAATGACAAAGATAAAGGAAACAGCAAGGAAAAAGGCAATAACAAAGACAAATAA
- the rpe gene encoding ribulose-phosphate 3-epimerase — protein sequence MITIAPSILSADFAALGAEVAQAEASGGDWIHVDVMDGHFVPNITLGPPIVKAVKAHTSLPLDVHLMIENPERYIPEFAASGASVITVHAEACVHLHRVVHQIKELGLLAGVAINPGTPASAVREVLEDVDMVLVMTVNPGFGGQSFIPHTLKKIRQIREWAREVNHTSLRIEVDGGIAEATAPLVAEAGADVLVAGNAVFGRSDRAAAIKAIREAAEAALR from the coding sequence ATGATCACAATCGCACCATCGATATTGTCAGCTGATTTTGCTGCGCTTGGCGCTGAAGTTGCACAGGCGGAAGCCAGTGGCGGAGACTGGATTCATGTAGACGTTATGGACGGCCATTTTGTACCGAATATTACGCTCGGACCGCCGATTGTAAAGGCTGTGAAGGCTCATACCTCTTTGCCGCTTGATGTTCATTTGATGATTGAGAACCCTGAACGCTATATCCCTGAGTTTGCAGCTTCGGGGGCCAGCGTCATTACAGTTCATGCCGAGGCTTGTGTACATCTTCACCGCGTGGTGCATCAGATCAAGGAGCTGGGTCTTCTTGCAGGAGTAGCAATCAATCCGGGTACACCCGCTTCGGCGGTGCGCGAGGTGCTGGAGGATGTCGATATGGTGCTGGTAATGACTGTGAACCCGGGCTTTGGCGGACAGTCGTTTATCCCGCACACGCTGAAGAAAATCCGCCAGATCCGCGAGTGGGCCCGGGAAGTCAATCATACCTCCCTGCGTATTGAAGTTGACGGAGGCATCGCTGAAGCAACTGCCCCGCTGGTCGCTGAAGCGGGAGCAGACGTTTTGGTGGCCGGAAATGCCGTGTTCGGACGCAGTGACCGCGCAGCGGCCATCAAGGCGATCCGTGAAGCGGCAGAAGCGGCCCTGCGCTAA
- a CDS encoding Stp1/IreP family PP2C-type Ser/Thr phosphatase — translation MIRTVHASDIGRVRTVNEDSVWIGVTQNGYTLGIIADGMGGHLAGDTASRLALETMKNALYGLQPDLPEEELQHALSAAIYEANHAVHNEASSDEKYHNMGTTVVAVLLKGEAGYIGHIGDSRAYLIKDGAAVQLTEDHTLVNELFKNGQISLEELDNHPRRNVLTRALGTDAEVTADLAPVRLELGELLLLCSDGLSNFVSQEHLGKVAGIQEISLEERADRLLQLALLAGGGDNISVAMLEHQGEAAVPETKEWER, via the coding sequence TTGATCAGAACAGTTCATGCCAGCGACATTGGCCGGGTACGTACCGTCAATGAGGATTCAGTCTGGATCGGCGTGACACAAAACGGCTATACCCTCGGCATTATCGCCGATGGAATGGGCGGACATCTGGCTGGCGATACCGCAAGCCGTCTTGCTCTGGAAACCATGAAGAATGCCCTGTACGGGCTTCAGCCTGATCTGCCGGAGGAAGAACTGCAGCATGCGCTGTCTGCCGCCATATACGAAGCTAACCATGCGGTCCACAATGAGGCATCAAGCGACGAGAAATACCATAATATGGGTACAACGGTCGTTGCTGTGCTGCTTAAGGGGGAGGCCGGGTATATCGGCCATATCGGTGACAGCCGAGCCTATTTGATCAAGGATGGTGCAGCCGTCCAGTTAACCGAGGATCATACGCTGGTCAATGAGCTGTTCAAGAACGGCCAGATCAGCCTCGAGGAGCTTGATAACCATCCGCGCCGCAATGTTCTGACCAGGGCGCTGGGGACGGATGCCGAGGTAACGGCTGATCTGGCGCCTGTACGTCTGGAACTGGGGGAGCTTCTGCTTCTATGCAGTGACGGCCTCAGCAATTTCGTCAGCCAGGAGCATTTGGGGAAAGTGGCAGGGATACAGGAAATATCCTTAGAGGAACGAGCGGACCGTTTACTTCAGTTGGCTTTGCTGGCAGGCGGCGGCGATAATATAAGTGTCGCTATGTTAGAACATCAAGGAGAGGCCGCTGTGCCCGAGACAAAGGAGTGGGAAAGATGA
- the spoVM gene encoding stage V sporulation protein SpoVM: MKFYTFKLPRFLGGFVKAILNTFQKS; encoded by the coding sequence ATGAAATTTTATACGTTCAAGCTGCCAAGATTTTTGGGAGGTTTTGTTAAAGCGATTTTGAACACTTTTCAGAAAAGCTGA
- the rsgA gene encoding ribosome small subunit-dependent GTPase A, producing the protein MPEGIIIKALSGYYYVKPLRDGLIAAEEEAVQCRGRGILKKKGIAPLVGDRIKYVLTENGEGMVDELLPRESELIRPQVANVKLAVLLFSVREPDMNLNLLDKFLVHIEHSGLETLIVLTKQDLAEDDGEATNQVKELYEHIGYEVMVTSSLTGSGSQELRERLAGIISVFSGQSGVGKSTLLNRLVPGLGLETGEISLRLGRGRHTTRHVELMDIGGGGFVADTPGFSQLDFLELGVEELSACFREFSSYAENCKFRGCSHIHEPGCHVIEAVNSGAIADSRYEHYKLFYNEMKDKKRRY; encoded by the coding sequence ATGCCTGAAGGAATTATCATCAAAGCATTAAGCGGTTATTATTACGTCAAACCGCTCCGCGATGGATTGATTGCTGCCGAGGAAGAAGCTGTACAGTGCCGGGGAAGGGGAATTCTGAAGAAGAAAGGGATCGCTCCGCTTGTTGGCGACCGTATTAAATACGTCCTGACTGAAAATGGGGAAGGCATGGTTGATGAGCTGCTTCCCAGGGAGTCCGAGCTGATCCGCCCGCAGGTAGCCAACGTCAAACTGGCTGTGCTGCTGTTCTCTGTACGCGAGCCGGATATGAATCTGAATCTGCTGGATAAATTTCTGGTTCACATTGAGCATTCCGGCCTGGAGACACTGATTGTGCTGACGAAGCAGGATTTGGCCGAGGACGACGGCGAAGCCACGAATCAGGTCAAAGAACTGTACGAGCACATCGGATATGAAGTGATGGTCACAAGTTCGCTTACCGGCTCCGGCAGCCAGGAGCTGCGGGAACGTCTGGCCGGAATCATCAGTGTCTTCTCCGGACAGTCCGGTGTGGGTAAGTCCACACTGCTGAACCGCCTTGTGCCCGGCCTTGGGCTGGAGACGGGGGAGATCAGCCTCCGCTTGGGCCGGGGACGTCATACGACCCGGCATGTCGAACTGATGGATATTGGGGGAGGCGGCTTTGTGGCCGATACTCCGGGCTTCAGCCAACTTGATTTTCTGGAATTGGGTGTGGAAGAGCTGTCCGCCTGCTTCCGTGAGTTTTCCTCCTATGCCGAAAACTGTAAATTCCGCGGGTGCAGCCATATTCATGAACCGGGCTGCCATGTCATTGAGGCTGTGAATTCAGGAGCGATCGCAGACAGCCGATATGAGCATTACAAGCTGTTTTACAATGAAATGAAAGATAAAAAGCGGAGGTACTAA